One Candidatus Ornithobacterium hominis genomic region harbors:
- a CDS encoding CTP synthase — MENKQTKYIFVTGGVTSSLGKGIVAASLGLLLKSRGYKVTIQKLDPYINVDPGTLNPYEHGECYVTEDGAETDLDLGHYERFLNQATSQANNVTTGKIYQSVIEKERRGDYLGKTVQIIPHITNEIKRRIKMLNRKGDYDIIITEIGGTVGDIESLPYIEAIRQLRWDIGEENCLFIHLTLVPYLAASGELKTKPTQHSVRYLMESGIQADVLVCRTEHELPKSLLSKLAQFCNVKQGSVIQCLDAETIYDVPLMLQEQNFDKIVLEGLHMEIKDEADLTNWKNFLHKHKNPENNVKIALVGKYVSLQDSYKSIREAFTHAGSALDTRVEVEWIYSGDLDEENIQNKLKNVDGILIAPGFGDRGLNGKILACRYARENGVPLFGICLGMQMMVLEFARNILGLEEAESAETNPTTPHPVISLMDEQKNVTNKGGTMRLGNWDCRLKEGSKIAEIYGTKEIKERHRHRYEFNNEYYDNFDRAAFRLTGTNPDTGLVETVEYDNHPFYIGVQFHPEYKSTVAQPHPLFIEFIKAALEYKKN, encoded by the coding sequence ATGGAAAATAAACAAACGAAATACATTTTTGTAACTGGTGGAGTTACTTCTTCTTTAGGGAAAGGAATTGTAGCAGCTTCGCTTGGTTTGCTTTTAAAATCAAGAGGTTACAAAGTCACTATACAAAAGCTAGACCCTTATATCAACGTCGACCCAGGAACTTTAAATCCTTATGAACACGGGGAATGTTATGTTACCGAAGATGGTGCTGAAACCGATTTGGATTTGGGACATTATGAGCGTTTCCTCAATCAAGCAACTTCTCAGGCTAATAACGTTACCACAGGTAAGATTTATCAATCTGTAATAGAAAAAGAACGCCGAGGAGATTATTTAGGTAAAACGGTACAAATTATTCCACACATTACCAATGAAATCAAACGGCGCATCAAAATGTTGAACCGAAAAGGTGATTATGATATTATCATCACAGAAATTGGTGGAACGGTGGGCGACATAGAGTCGTTACCTTATATAGAAGCTATTCGCCAATTGCGATGGGATATTGGTGAAGAAAATTGCTTGTTTATCCATCTAACCTTGGTTCCTTACTTGGCTGCCAGTGGAGAGTTAAAGACAAAGCCAACTCAGCATAGTGTACGCTACCTGATGGAAAGCGGAATACAAGCCGATGTCTTGGTTTGCCGTACCGAGCATGAGTTGCCCAAATCTTTGCTTTCTAAATTAGCTCAATTTTGTAATGTGAAGCAAGGCAGTGTAATTCAATGTTTGGATGCTGAAACCATTTATGATGTCCCGTTGATGCTACAAGAGCAGAATTTTGATAAAATTGTATTGGAAGGACTCCACATGGAAATCAAAGACGAAGCGGATTTAACTAATTGGAAAAACTTCCTCCATAAGCATAAGAATCCTGAAAATAATGTGAAAATTGCTTTGGTAGGAAAGTATGTTTCGTTACAAGATTCCTACAAGTCTATTAGAGAAGCCTTTACCCATGCAGGTTCAGCGCTAGATACTCGCGTGGAAGTAGAGTGGATTTACTCAGGAGATTTGGATGAAGAAAATATTCAAAATAAATTAAAAAATGTAGACGGGATCCTGATTGCTCCTGGTTTTGGAGACCGTGGACTAAACGGTAAAATTTTGGCTTGCCGCTACGCTCGAGAAAATGGTGTTCCACTCTTTGGAATTTGCCTAGGAATGCAAATGATGGTTCTAGAATTTGCCCGAAACATTTTAGGATTAGAAGAAGCGGAAAGTGCCGAAACTAATCCTACCACACCACATCCAGTCATCAGCTTGATGGATGAACAAAAAAATGTGACTAATAAAGGCGGAACTATGCGCCTAGGAAACTGGGATTGTAGACTAAAAGAAGGGTCTAAAATTGCAGAAATCTATGGGACTAAAGAAATTAAAGAAAGGCATCGCCACCGCTATGAGTTCAATAATGAGTATTACGATAATTTTGACCGCGCTGCCTTCCGATTGACGGGAACAAATCCTGATACAGGTTTGGTAGAAACAGTGGAATACGATAATCACCCGTTTTACATCGGGGTACAATTTCACCCAGAGTACAAAAGCACTGTGGCTCAGCCACACCCTTTATTCATAGAATTTATCAAAGCAGCCTTAGAATACAAAAAAAATTGA
- the menD gene encoding 2-succinyl-5-enolpyruvyl-6-hydroxy-3-cyclohexene-1-carboxylic-acid synthase → MNLSPHFSANLNVQLLAASLEAMGVEHIVFSPGSRNGALMMHFNALNSFKTYVLVDERSAAYTALGMAQKLKKPVVICCTSGSAAANYYPAVTEAFYQNIPLIVLTTDRPRKFIDQFNGQTIRQENLFEKHTYHNENLLEGDDDETLTGNFLSLKKSVTKCIEKSGPVHINFPLAEPLYEKVSDLKIHFEKLTLPRTKKPEICFKDFEKIVTESQKIMFLVGMHDFDAEFNRLVEEISALPNVIFLTENTSNLHAKAIISQIDNALFTMPRERKKDFTPDLLITLGQNIISKKIKNFLRENPPKTHWHVDPYWHPDTFYVLSKKIQAKSVEFLQGFKNLKPEEKSNYRSIWLNLKEEKNNRQAAFLENTSFSDLKVFEKIIQNLPQNIQLHYSNSSVIRYAQLFEHEASIQVFCNRGTSGIDGSTSTAIGHAMLSKRPTTLVTGDLSFFYDSNALWNKYIPSDFRIILINNGGGDIFKIIPGPSETGVLNEFFFTPHQLNPLHLANLYHFKYLEANDLDELQQQLNSLWQGNKPKILAVNTYNQDNSGILKEFMKA, encoded by the coding sequence ATGAATTTATCACCTCATTTCTCAGCAAATCTGAACGTTCAACTTTTGGCGGCCAGCCTAGAAGCCATGGGGGTAGAACATATTGTTTTCTCGCCAGGGAGTAGAAACGGCGCATTGATGATGCATTTTAATGCCTTGAACAGCTTTAAAACCTATGTATTGGTCGATGAGCGTAGTGCTGCTTACACTGCCTTGGGCATGGCTCAGAAATTGAAAAAACCAGTCGTGATTTGTTGCACATCAGGTTCTGCAGCCGCTAATTATTACCCCGCAGTGACCGAGGCTTTTTATCAAAATATTCCTTTAATTGTTTTAACTACCGACCGACCAAGGAAATTTATAGACCAGTTTAATGGGCAAACGATTCGGCAAGAAAATTTATTTGAAAAGCACACATATCATAATGAAAATCTACTGGAAGGTGATGATGATGAAACTTTGACAGGAAATTTTTTAAGCCTTAAAAAATCAGTCACCAAATGCATTGAAAAAAGCGGACCTGTGCACATCAATTTCCCTTTGGCCGAGCCTTTGTATGAAAAAGTTTCTGATTTAAAAATTCATTTTGAAAAACTAACTTTACCTCGCACCAAAAAGCCTGAAATCTGTTTTAAAGATTTTGAAAAAATAGTCACTGAAAGTCAAAAAATCATGTTCCTCGTCGGGATGCACGATTTTGATGCCGAATTCAATCGCCTTGTGGAGGAAATCTCTGCTTTGCCGAATGTGATTTTTTTGACGGAAAACACCTCTAATTTGCATGCCAAAGCAATCATTAGCCAGATTGATAATGCGCTTTTTACCATGCCAAGGGAAAGGAAAAAGGATTTTACTCCTGATTTATTGATTACTTTAGGGCAAAATATCATTTCTAAAAAAATTAAAAATTTCTTACGAGAAAATCCACCCAAAACGCACTGGCATGTTGACCCGTATTGGCATCCAGATACGTTTTATGTTTTGAGCAAAAAAATTCAAGCAAAATCTGTGGAATTTTTACAAGGCTTTAAAAATTTAAAGCCTGAGGAAAAGTCCAATTACCGTTCTATTTGGCTGAATTTGAAAGAAGAAAAAAATAACAGGCAAGCTGCTTTTTTAGAAAACACATCGTTTTCTGATTTGAAGGTTTTTGAAAAAATCATTCAAAATTTACCACAAAACATTCAGCTCCATTATTCTAATTCGTCAGTGATTCGGTATGCGCAACTCTTTGAGCACGAAGCTTCCATCCAAGTTTTTTGTAATCGTGGCACTAGCGGTATAGACGGCTCTACTTCTACCGCAATAGGGCATGCGATGCTAAGTAAGCGCCCGACGACACTTGTGACAGGGGATTTGAGTTTTTTCTACGATAGTAATGCATTGTGGAACAAGTACATACCAAGTGATTTTAGAATTATTCTCATCAACAATGGAGGTGGTGATATTTTCAAAATCATCCCAGGACCGAGTGAAACGGGAGTCTTGAATGAATTTTTCTTCACACCTCATCAGTTGAATCCTCTTCATTTGGCAAATCTTTATCATTTTAAATATCTGGAAGCGAATGATTTAGATGAATTGCAACAGCAGCTCAATAGCTTATGGCAGGGGAATAAACCAAAAATCTTAGCCGTAAATACTTATAATCAAGATAATAGCGGGATTTTGAAGGAATTTATGAAGGCTTAA
- a CDS encoding tetratricopeptide repeat protein encodes MGEEEFWEDELILRFEEMIESNENYYFDTNEMEDIIGYYLDIGNLPFAEKALNYANSLHPNLYVFKIKELELLIELHLLKESAELIEELKQYPDQNLDFVIAQAKFWSLKNQHKMSIRFYKMALDAGEEEDYIYHCLGNEYLAIGEIGQALFYFKAALEISMDDEIAFYSCIECFNEIHLHKECIEFLKQIIDYDPYHDLAWFELGMQYMKIKNYKEALNALEFSLAINPKSITGLMQMGTCYEKLNNPEKAIETYIEALEFDDSAAYTHLRIARVYEKMEDFFKALKFYLQSIHEDPQLDLAWIGAAAIYEKLGNLEEARHYTSRALELDSPNLNYRKKLASLNVQLGFLEEALEEYEIILAMESGKFLNSYVFTELLILLGHYEKAILELENSIQKFNRAESYYQLSNCYFLLRDQKRGKENLKLAKEKNSRLFDEMIQKYPILKNSDLLQ; translated from the coding sequence ATGGGAGAAGAGGAATTTTGGGAAGATGAATTAATTCTTCGGTTTGAGGAAATGATAGAATCAAATGAAAACTATTATTTTGATACCAATGAGATGGAAGACATCATTGGCTATTATCTTGACATTGGTAATTTACCTTTTGCAGAGAAGGCATTGAATTATGCTAATTCATTGCATCCTAATCTTTATGTTTTCAAAATCAAAGAATTAGAACTTTTGATTGAACTTCATTTGCTAAAAGAAAGTGCTGAATTAATTGAAGAATTGAAGCAGTACCCAGACCAGAATTTGGATTTTGTGATTGCACAGGCGAAGTTTTGGTCACTAAAAAATCAGCATAAAATGTCGATTCGCTTTTACAAAATGGCACTAGATGCTGGCGAGGAAGAGGATTACATTTACCACTGCCTAGGCAATGAATACTTAGCAATAGGTGAAATTGGCCAAGCCTTGTTTTATTTCAAAGCGGCATTAGAAATCAGTATGGATGATGAGATTGCTTTTTATTCTTGCATCGAGTGTTTTAATGAAATCCATTTGCACAAAGAATGCATTGAATTCTTGAAGCAAATCATTGATTATGACCCTTACCATGATCTTGCTTGGTTTGAACTGGGGATGCAGTACATGAAAATAAAGAATTATAAAGAGGCTCTAAATGCCTTGGAATTTTCTCTTGCAATCAACCCCAAAAGCATTACCGGGCTGATGCAAATGGGGACTTGCTATGAAAAGCTAAACAATCCTGAAAAAGCGATAGAAACCTACATTGAAGCCTTAGAATTTGATGATTCTGCCGCTTACACACATCTGAGGATTGCCCGTGTGTACGAGAAAATGGAAGATTTTTTTAAGGCTTTAAAATTTTATTTACAATCCATTCATGAGGATCCTCAGCTGGACTTGGCATGGATTGGCGCCGCTGCAATTTATGAAAAATTAGGAAATTTAGAAGAAGCACGTCATTACACTTCTCGAGCATTGGAGCTAGATTCTCCGAATTTAAATTACCGTAAAAAGTTAGCTTCTCTCAACGTTCAGTTAGGTTTTTTAGAGGAAGCATTAGAAGAGTATGAAATTATTTTGGCAATGGAATCTGGGAAATTCCTGAATTCCTACGTTTTTACCGAGCTTTTGATTCTATTGGGGCATTATGAAAAAGCTATTCTTGAGCTAGAAAATTCCATCCAGAAATTTAATCGTGCAGAAAGCTATTACCAATTGAGCAACTGCTATTTTCTGCTACGAGACCAAAAGCGAGGTAAAGAAAATTTAAAATTAGCAAAAGAGAAAAATTCTCGCTTGTTTGATGAAATGATTCAAAAATATCCTATTCTAAAGAATTCAGATTTATTGCAGTAA
- the yidC gene encoding membrane protein insertase YidC, with the protein MQEKKIDKNQIIGFALMFVIFLGYYFLTRPTPEEIEAQKQELLIQEQKQKEVSQKNTANSAAADSSGESTDFDTTPTENFTLENDKILLKFSSKGAQLVHAELKNYNAYDEVSENHQKPLLLIDNQNSTFGFHFTDTQGRKVDLSKRNFKALKNGNTIIFSTQENGGEIQYEYTLKNDFDLDFNLRSQGFNKISPDKTVDLNFTLHALSQEKGKSWEERYTEFYYSLNNYNDVDYTSSSFEAKAKESVDWIAFKQQFFSTILEKEQGFKNVKIAVEEAEDSIYSKTFTLFAPISVNGELNEQMQWHFLPLDYYLLKDYKKDFQEIIPFGWGFFGWINEWIILPSFKFMATWGLKYGWVIALLTVFIKLITSPIMYRQYRQSAMMKVLKPDMEEINQKYKGQENTMKRQQETMKLYRTAGVNPMAGCLPALLQIPIFYALFNFFPNVIDLRGKSFLWATDLTAYDSILDLPFNIPFYGDHVSLFALLYVVTMILYFRISGNMISAPQQEGMPDMRKLMMIMPIFFIFFLNSYASGLSLYYFVSNAINIGLVFLIKNVFIDDEKIHAKIQANKKNPRKKKKSKWAQKLDEAMRQAQEQQRIQNEMKNKKTK; encoded by the coding sequence ATGCAGGAAAAGAAAATTGATAAAAACCAAATCATTGGTTTTGCCTTGATGTTTGTAATTTTTCTAGGTTATTATTTTTTAACCAGACCAACACCAGAAGAAATTGAAGCTCAAAAGCAAGAACTGCTCATCCAAGAGCAGAAACAAAAAGAAGTATCACAAAAAAATACAGCAAATTCTGCTGCTGCAGACTCCTCTGGCGAAAGCACAGATTTCGACACAACACCCACTGAAAATTTCACACTAGAGAACGATAAAATTTTATTAAAATTTTCATCTAAAGGAGCTCAACTAGTTCACGCAGAATTAAAAAATTATAATGCTTATGATGAAGTCTCTGAAAATCATCAAAAACCATTGCTATTAATCGACAATCAGAATTCAACTTTCGGGTTTCATTTTACCGATACTCAAGGGAGAAAAGTAGACTTGAGCAAGAGAAATTTTAAAGCCTTAAAAAATGGCAATACCATTATTTTTAGCACCCAAGAAAATGGTGGAGAAATTCAATATGAATATACGCTAAAAAATGATTTTGACTTAGATTTCAACTTACGTTCGCAAGGTTTTAATAAAATTTCCCCTGATAAAACAGTCGATTTAAACTTCACGCTACATGCTTTGAGCCAAGAAAAGGGGAAATCTTGGGAAGAAAGATACACGGAATTTTATTATAGCTTAAATAATTATAATGACGTTGATTACACTTCTAGCAGCTTTGAAGCCAAGGCCAAAGAAAGTGTAGATTGGATCGCCTTTAAACAACAATTTTTCAGCACAATTTTAGAAAAAGAACAAGGCTTTAAAAATGTGAAAATTGCCGTTGAAGAAGCAGAAGATTCCATTTATTCTAAAACCTTTACTCTTTTTGCTCCCATTAGCGTCAATGGAGAGCTTAATGAACAAATGCAATGGCATTTCTTACCCTTAGATTATTATTTACTGAAAGATTACAAAAAAGATTTTCAGGAAATCATTCCTTTTGGCTGGGGATTTTTTGGCTGGATTAATGAATGGATTATTCTACCAAGTTTTAAATTCATGGCTACTTGGGGGTTAAAATACGGATGGGTGATTGCATTGCTTACTGTTTTCATCAAACTCATCACCTCTCCCATTATGTACCGCCAGTACCGGCAAAGTGCAATGATGAAGGTGCTAAAGCCTGATATGGAAGAAATCAACCAAAAATACAAAGGGCAAGAAAACACAATGAAACGCCAGCAAGAAACCATGAAGCTTTACCGCACTGCAGGCGTAAACCCAATGGCAGGTTGTTTGCCAGCTCTTTTGCAAATTCCAATTTTTTACGCCTTATTTAATTTTTTCCCGAATGTGATTGATTTAAGAGGAAAAAGCTTCTTGTGGGCAACAGATTTAACGGCTTATGATTCTATTCTAGATTTACCTTTCAATATTCCATTCTATGGAGACCATGTGAGTTTATTTGCCTTACTGTATGTAGTAACGATGATTTTGTATTTCCGTATCTCGGGCAATATGATTTCCGCTCCTCAGCAGGAGGGTATGCCCGATATGCGTAAGCTGATGATGATAATGCCGATTTTCTTCATTTTCTTTTTAAATAGCTATGCATCAGGTCTTTCACTTTATTATTTTGTTTCAAATGCAATTAATATTGGCTTGGTTTTCTTGATAAAAAATGTGTTCATCGATGATGAAAAAATACATGCGAAAATCCAAGCAAACAAGAAAAATCCTCGCAAGAAGAAAAAAAGCAAATGGGCTCAGAAATTGGATGAAGCAATGCGACAGGCTCAAGAGCAACAGCGTATTCAAAATGAAATGAAAAATAAAAAGACTAAATAA
- a CDS encoding acyl carrier protein phosphodiesterase — protein MNLVAHQLLSFNQPKWQVGNHLGEVVKGRNFEDYSPEIVTGILLHRFIDNFTDTDETVKRSTARLHQKYRKYSPIIIDIFYDYLLIKNWEKYSDENFLSFKKNVYQRLLEHKDIYPSRLLKTTQAMVKYDWFEKYGTLEGLEITLQHLSKRTKFTNNMHMAVKDLYVQEEAFNQEFNEFFPKILKASKIFLALE, from the coding sequence ATGAATCTTGTTGCACATCAATTATTATCCTTCAATCAGCCTAAATGGCAAGTTGGCAACCATTTGGGTGAAGTTGTAAAAGGGAGAAATTTTGAAGACTATTCACCAGAGATTGTTACCGGAATTCTGTTGCATCGCTTTATTGATAATTTCACTGATACAGATGAAACCGTAAAACGTAGCACAGCACGGCTGCACCAAAAATACCGAAAGTACTCGCCCATTATCATTGATATTTTTTATGATTATTTATTGATTAAAAATTGGGAAAAGTATTCTGATGAAAATTTTTTAAGCTTTAAAAAAAATGTTTACCAAAGACTCTTAGAACACAAAGATATTTACCCATCTAGATTGCTCAAAACCACCCAAGCTATGGTAAAATATGATTGGTTTGAGAAATATGGAACTCTAGAGGGTTTAGAAATTACGCTTCAACATCTGAGCAAACGAACCAAATTTACCAACAATATGCACATGGCGGTGAAGGATTTGTATGTGCAAGAAGAAGCTTTTAATCAAGAGTTTAACGAGTTTTTCCCTAAAATTTTAAAGGCTTCAAAAATTTTTTTAGCCTTGGAATAA
- a CDS encoding SusC/RagA family TonB-linked outer membrane protein: protein MKRRFLFNFFLLLCSLSFVFAQERTIKGQVVDSNGFPLQEVFISVQGAENSVLSDENGNYSIQAKEGDVIVFDYIGFAKKTEKVGKSTKAMNVTLVNSNIQELSEVVTTGITSTDKRLFTGASDRLDASSVKIDGLPDVSRGLEGRSAGVTVQNVSGSFGSAPKIRVRGATSIYGSSKPLWVVDGVIMEDVVEMNADDLASGDALTLISSAIAGLNPDDIQSFEILKDGSATSIYGARAMAGVIVVTTKRGSAGLSNISYTGEFTYRQIPSYSNFNIMNSQQQISVYEEMRNAGWLNYSDLVNARESGIYGKMYELLNKLDSNGNFLLANTPESKAAFLREAQYRNTDWFKQLFNSNISQSHSVSLSSGTEKSTYYASLSALVDPGWTLSSNVNRYTANFNSNFKIRDNLNLMVLSSGSYRKQKAPGTLAQDVDIVSGKVKRDFDINPYSFALNSSRTLDPDKFYTRNYAPFNIKHELNENYIDINVADLKFQTELKWKPIKSVETSLLGAIKYQSTSQEHHVTEFSNQAKAYRAMPNTTVRDNNPYLYTNPDNPYALPISVLPAGGIYSKTDHTMYGYDMRATASYKNEFNNIHTVNFYLGAEMNAADRKRNNFTGWGMQYSLGENPFYIYELFKKGVEENNLYYGLYNSKYRNLAFFSNATYSWKKKYTLNATLRYEGTNKLGKSRSARWLPTWNISGAWDVSRENFFDDLYPTVSDLIVKASYSLTADRGPASVTNSLVDIRSSNYWKPLSEYREGSLYINQLENSELTYEKKHELNLGLQTGFLDNRIMFNADWYKRNNYDLIGVVTTQGLGGQIQKFGNIADMKSSGLELSLQTTNIKTDDFRWDTSFIYSKIKNKVTNLKTRARAIDLVTSNGFAKEGLPVRSIFSIPFQGLNEEGLPTFLNQNGETTVTDIYFQEREKLDYLVYSGNADPTDVGSFGNTFQYKGFKLNIFTTYSFGNVVRLNPVFSNSYSDLAALPRDFENRWTVSGDEKRTNIPVLADKRMINAYGSNDLAIAYNAYNYSTSRIASGDFIRLKEVSLSYDFSHNLIKNIGFRNLSLKLQATNLFLLYADKKLKGQDPEFINSGGVALPVPKQFTLTLRAGL, encoded by the coding sequence ATGAAGCGTAGATTTTTATTTAATTTCTTTCTTCTCTTGTGCAGTTTAAGTTTTGTATTCGCACAGGAAAGAACAATTAAAGGACAGGTGGTTGACAGTAATGGTTTCCCACTGCAGGAAGTTTTTATTTCAGTTCAAGGAGCTGAAAATTCAGTTTTGAGTGATGAGAATGGGAATTATAGCATTCAGGCAAAAGAAGGTGATGTGATTGTTTTTGATTACATCGGTTTTGCTAAGAAAACAGAAAAGGTTGGCAAATCAACTAAGGCGATGAATGTCACTTTGGTGAATAGCAATATTCAGGAGCTTAGTGAAGTTGTAACTACAGGAATCACATCTACAGATAAGCGTTTGTTTACTGGAGCTTCTGATAGATTGGATGCCTCTTCGGTAAAAATTGATGGTTTACCAGATGTGAGCCGTGGTCTTGAGGGGCGCTCGGCCGGGGTGACTGTTCAGAATGTTTCGGGGTCTTTTGGTTCTGCACCAAAAATCCGTGTGCGTGGTGCTACCTCTATTTATGGTAGCTCTAAGCCGCTATGGGTGGTGGATGGCGTCATTATGGAAGACGTTGTAGAAATGAATGCTGATGATTTGGCTTCTGGTGATGCTTTGACTTTGATTAGCTCCGCAATTGCTGGGCTAAATCCAGATGATATACAGAGTTTTGAGATTCTAAAAGATGGCTCGGCTACATCAATTTATGGGGCAAGAGCTATGGCTGGTGTGATTGTGGTTACGACCAAAAGAGGTTCTGCCGGCCTGAGCAATATTAGCTATACAGGCGAATTTACTTACCGCCAAATACCAAGTTATTCTAATTTTAATATCATGAATTCCCAACAGCAAATATCTGTATATGAGGAAATGAGAAATGCAGGATGGCTAAACTACAGCGACTTGGTAAATGCTAGAGAAAGTGGTATTTATGGTAAAATGTATGAGTTACTAAATAAATTGGATTCAAATGGAAATTTCCTTTTGGCAAACACACCAGAGAGCAAAGCGGCTTTCTTGAGAGAAGCACAGTACCGAAATACAGATTGGTTTAAGCAACTTTTTAATTCGAATATTTCACAGAGCCACTCTGTTAGTTTGTCTTCTGGTACAGAAAAATCAACATATTATGCCTCCTTGAGTGCCTTGGTAGACCCAGGATGGACGTTGTCTAGTAATGTTAATCGATATACAGCGAATTTTAATTCTAATTTTAAAATCAGAGATAATTTAAATTTAATGGTATTGAGCAGCGGTTCTTACCGTAAGCAAAAAGCCCCTGGAACTTTAGCTCAAGATGTTGATATAGTTTCTGGTAAGGTAAAAAGAGATTTTGATATAAATCCATATTCTTTTGCTTTGAATTCTTCCAGAACATTAGATCCTGATAAATTCTATACTAGAAATTATGCTCCTTTTAATATTAAACATGAATTAAATGAGAATTATATTGACATCAATGTTGCTGATTTAAAATTCCAAACAGAATTAAAGTGGAAACCTATAAAGTCTGTTGAAACATCACTTCTAGGAGCAATCAAATATCAAAGCACTTCACAAGAGCATCACGTTACTGAATTCTCTAACCAAGCAAAAGCTTATCGTGCAATGCCTAATACAACGGTGAGAGATAATAACCCGTATTTATACACCAATCCTGACAATCCTTATGCTCTTCCGATTAGTGTTTTGCCGGCAGGTGGTATCTACTCAAAAACTGATCATACTATGTATGGTTATGATATGCGTGCTACGGCTTCTTATAAAAATGAATTCAATAATATTCATACCGTTAATTTCTATTTAGGTGCAGAGATGAATGCAGCCGATAGAAAGAGAAATAACTTCACCGGGTGGGGAATGCAATACTCTTTGGGCGAAAATCCTTTTTATATCTATGAATTATTTAAAAAAGGAGTTGAAGAAAACAATTTGTATTATGGGCTTTACAATTCCAAATATAGAAACTTAGCTTTCTTCTCTAATGCAACTTATTCTTGGAAAAAGAAATATACGCTAAACGCCACACTACGTTATGAAGGGACAAATAAACTAGGGAAATCTAGATCTGCTAGGTGGTTACCTACATGGAATATCTCTGGTGCTTGGGATGTCTCTCGTGAAAATTTCTTTGATGATTTGTACCCAACTGTTTCAGATTTAATCGTTAAAGCTTCATATAGTTTAACTGCAGATAGAGGCCCTGCGAGCGTGACTAACTCTTTGGTTGATATCAGGAGTTCAAATTACTGGAAACCATTATCTGAGTATAGAGAAGGCTCGCTATACATCAATCAATTAGAGAATAGCGAACTGACTTATGAGAAAAAACATGAGTTGAACTTAGGATTACAAACGGGCTTTTTAGACAATAGAATTATGTTCAATGCAGATTGGTATAAAAGAAACAATTATGATTTGATTGGCGTTGTAACAACACAAGGCTTGGGTGGGCAAATTCAAAAGTTTGGTAACATCGCTGATATGAAGTCTAGCGGACTTGAGTTATCTCTACAGACAACAAACATCAAAACAGATGATTTCCGCTGGGATACAAGCTTTATTTATTCAAAAATTAAGAATAAAGTAACCAATCTGAAAACACGTGCTCGTGCGATTGATTTAGTTACTAGCAATGGTTTTGCTAAAGAAGGCCTGCCTGTGAGATCTATTTTCTCCATCCCTTTCCAAGGCTTGAACGAAGAAGGTCTACCTACATTTTTAAATCAAAATGGAGAAACTACCGTAACTGACATTTACTTCCAAGAGAGAGAAAAATTAGACTATTTAGTCTACTCAGGTAATGCCGACCCTACAGATGTAGGTAGTTTTGGCAACACCTTCCAGTACAAAGGCTTTAAGTTAAATATTTTCACTACTTATTCCTTTGGTAACGTAGTAAGATTAAATCCTGTATTTAGTAATTCTTACTCAGACTTAGCTGCATTGCCAAGAGACTTCGAAAACAGATGGACTGTCTCTGGAGATGAAAAACGCACCAATATTCCAGTATTGGCTGATAAAAGGATGATTAACGCTTATGGTAGTAATGACTTAGCCATTGCTTACAACGCCTATAACTACTCTACCAGTAGAATTGCCAGTGGTGATTTCATTAGACTAAAAGAAGTATCATTATCTTATGACTTTTCTCATAATCTAATAAAAAATATAGGCTTTAGAAATTTATCATTAAAATTACAAGCTACAAACTTATTCTTACTCTATGCTGATAAGAAGCTAAAGGGGCAAGATCCGGAATTCATTAACTCCGGTGGTGTTGCACTCCCTGTGCCAAAGCAATTTACATTAACCCTAAGAGCAGGATTATAA